The Thermodesulfovibrionales bacterium genome contains a region encoding:
- a CDS encoding vitamin B12-dependent ribonucleotide reductase, producing MAVSHFTLSPNALKVLEKRYLKKDENGKIVDNPEEMFRRIAKAIASADLRYGRSPDEVAKTEEEFYDLMTSLVFLPNSPTLMNAGRSLGQLSACFVLPVDDSMESIFDAVKNAAIIHKSGGGTGFSFSRLRPSGDVVGSTKGISSGPISFMTVFDTATEAVKQGGTRRGANMGLLRVDHPDILDFVKCKDENTKLNNFNISVGLTEEFMKALAEDGEYELLNPRTKQVSSRLKAREVFTHIVNHAWKNGEPGIVFLDRLNASNPTPLIGEIESTNPCGEQPLLPYESCNLGSINLAKMVVGDLGIDRERLKQTVWGAIHFLDNVIEVNRYPLRKIEEMTKANRKIGLGVMGWADMLIQLGVPYNSAGAVQLAEEVMGFIQTEGRKASIALAEERGTFSNYHGSIYDGKLPMRNATITTIAPTGTLSIIAGCSSGIEPLFAVSYVRTVMEGTKLIEVNPHFEKVARNRGFWSRELMERIAEKGTIEGFEEVPEDVRKVFVTAHDITPREHITMQSAFQKYVDNAVSKTVNFPHHAGPKDVEDVYLLAYSLGCKGVTVYRDGSREEQVLSTGTTKEALQKPAVPHAQKIMPKKRPEMIRGSTRLMKTGCGNLYVTINEDEQGHLFELFTSMGKAGGCASSQAEAIGRLVSLAFRSDIDPTEVIKQLKGISCHQPTWCDGGKILSCSDAIARAVEKYSMTTDKGNGNGHKKESHEIMLMGACPECGGAVEHEGGCAVCHNCGFTKCG from the coding sequence ATGGCAGTATCACACTTTACTTTATCACCAAACGCCCTGAAGGTTCTCGAAAAGAGATATCTCAAAAAGGACGAAAACGGGAAGATCGTAGACAACCCCGAGGAGATGTTCCGAAGAATCGCAAAGGCTATTGCGTCTGCCGACCTGCGGTACGGCAGGTCTCCGGACGAGGTCGCAAAGACGGAAGAAGAATTCTACGACTTGATGACGTCCCTCGTCTTTCTTCCGAACAGCCCCACCCTCATGAACGCCGGGAGAAGTCTCGGACAGCTCAGCGCATGTTTTGTCCTACCCGTTGATGACTCAATGGAATCGATATTCGATGCGGTGAAAAACGCCGCGATAATCCATAAATCAGGCGGGGGTACCGGTTTCAGCTTCTCGCGGCTGCGGCCGAGCGGCGATGTGGTCGGCTCCACAAAGGGGATATCATCGGGGCCCATATCCTTCATGACGGTCTTCGATACCGCAACGGAGGCGGTAAAGCAAGGCGGAACGCGGCGCGGCGCAAACATGGGGCTGTTGCGGGTAGATCATCCCGATATCCTCGACTTTGTCAAATGCAAGGACGAAAACACAAAACTCAACAACTTCAATATATCAGTCGGCCTGACAGAAGAATTCATGAAGGCCCTCGCGGAAGATGGGGAATACGAACTCCTGAACCCGAGGACAAAGCAGGTGTCCTCCAGGCTCAAGGCGCGGGAGGTCTTTACCCACATCGTCAACCATGCATGGAAAAACGGCGAACCCGGGATCGTCTTCCTCGACAGGCTCAACGCCTCGAACCCCACGCCCCTCATCGGCGAGATAGAATCGACGAACCCCTGCGGCGAACAACCCCTCCTCCCCTATGAGTCCTGCAATCTCGGTTCGATAAACCTCGCAAAGATGGTTGTGGGAGACCTGGGGATTGATCGAGAACGGTTGAAGCAGACCGTCTGGGGGGCGATCCACTTCCTCGATAATGTGATCGAGGTGAACAGGTATCCCCTCCGGAAGATAGAGGAGATGACAAAGGCAAACAGAAAGATAGGTCTCGGCGTAATGGGCTGGGCTGACATGCTCATCCAACTCGGGGTCCCCTATAACTCCGCAGGAGCGGTGCAACTGGCAGAGGAAGTGATGGGGTTCATTCAGACCGAAGGGAGAAAGGCATCCATAGCACTCGCGGAGGAACGCGGGACCTTCTCCAATTATCACGGCAGCATATACGACGGCAAGCTGCCCATGAGGAATGCTACGATAACGACAATCGCGCCCACGGGAACCCTCTCGATAATCGCCGGCTGTTCATCGGGTATAGAGCCGCTCTTCGCGGTCTCCTACGTGCGGACGGTCATGGAAGGGACGAAGCTCATCGAGGTCAATCCTCATTTTGAGAAGGTCGCGAGAAACCGTGGCTTCTGGTCCAGGGAGCTCATGGAGAGGATCGCCGAAAAGGGGACGATCGAGGGGTTTGAAGAGGTCCCCGAGGATGTGAGGAAGGTCTTCGTGACGGCCCATGACATAACACCAAGGGAACACATCACGATGCAGTCGGCATTCCAGAAATATGTGGACAACGCGGTTTCGAAGACCGTCAACTTCCCCCATCATGCGGGACCGAAGGATGTGGAAGACGTCTACCTTCTCGCGTACAGCCTCGGTTGTAAGGGCGTCACCGTATACCGGGACGGATCGAGGGAAGAGCAGGTTCTCTCAACGGGCACGACGAAAGAGGCGCTCCAGAAACCGGCCGTCCCTCATGCCCAAAAGATCATGCCGAAGAAAAGGCCTGAAATGATAAGGGGGTCGACGCGACTCATGAAGACAGGCTGTGGAAATCTCTATGTCACAATAAACGAGGACGAGCAAGGCCACCTCTTTGAACTCTTCACCTCGATGGGCAAGGCGGGAGGGTGTGCATCGAGCCAGGCAGAGGCGATCGGGAGACTCGTGTCCCTCGCCTTCAGGTCCGATATCGACCCCACTGAAGTCATTAAGCAGCTCAAGGGCATCTCTTGTCATCAGCCTACCTGGTGCGATGGAGGCAAGATCCTCTCCTGTTCCGACGCGATCGCCAGGGCCGTCGAGAAGTACTCTATGACGACTGACAAGGGAAACGGCAACGGCCACAAAAAGGAGAGCCACGAGATAATGCTCATGGGCGCCTGTCCCGAGTGCGGCGGCGCTGTCGAGCATGAAGGCGGCTGTGCGGTCTGTCACAATTGCGGCTTCACGAAGTGCGGCTAA
- a CDS encoding dCMP deaminase family protein yields MNRGNGKKSFRRPPWDEYFIEIAMVVSSRSTCLRRRYGAVIVKDHVIVSTGYNGAPRGSTNCVDRGTCKRQELNIPAGERYELCEAVHAEQNAIINGSPERMKDATIYVAGFEEGDIFAEGKPCLLCKRMIRNAQITQLVYLTKDGGIVRVNDLKEFDTPPANVEMDERTEGG; encoded by the coding sequence ATGAACAGAGGTAACGGGAAGAAGTCCTTCAGAAGACCGCCCTGGGACGAGTATTTCATCGAGATAGCAATGGTCGTTTCGTCCCGCTCGACCTGCCTCCGGAGAAGATACGGCGCGGTCATCGTGAAAGACCACGTGATTGTGAGCACCGGTTACAACGGCGCGCCGCGGGGCTCGACGAATTGCGTCGATCGCGGGACCTGCAAGAGGCAGGAACTCAATATCCCGGCCGGAGAACGGTACGAACTCTGCGAGGCGGTGCATGCGGAGCAGAACGCGATCATCAACGGCTCACCGGAGCGGATGAAGGACGCGACAATCTACGTTGCGGGATTTGAGGAAGGTGATATCTTCGCGGAAGGCAAACCCTGTCTCCTCTGCAAGAGGATGATCCGGAACGCGCAGATAACGCAACTCGTATACCTCACAAAGGACGGGGGTATCGTGCGGGTGAACGACCTCAAGGAGTTCGATACGCCTCCCGCGAATGTCGAGATGGATGAGCGGACAGAAGGCGGCTAG
- a CDS encoding cupin domain-containing protein: MKFLRLDDIAEESVSHNPQVKKRVMLRKGDVPHLTVFARAVFPPGEIAVSHAHADMSEVFFVESGKGHISVNGKEYSLEKASCVAVLPGEAHELANSSKEDLVIVYFGISA, translated from the coding sequence ATGAAGTTCCTTCGTCTCGATGACATAGCCGAAGAGTCGGTCTCTCACAATCCGCAAGTGAAGAAAAGGGTCATGCTCAGGAAGGGAGACGTTCCCCACCTCACCGTTTTCGCGCGGGCCGTCTTTCCGCCGGGAGAGATTGCGGTGTCTCATGCACACGCTGATATGAGTGAGGTCTTTTTTGTCGAATCGGGCAAAGGCCATATCAGCGTGAATGGGAAAGAATACAGCCTCGAAAAGGCAAGCTGTGTTGCCGTGCTGCCGGGTGAGGCCCACGAGCTCGCCAATTCCTCGAAGGAAGACCTCGTCATCGTCTATTTCGGTATAAGCGCCTAA
- a CDS encoding pentapeptide repeat-containing protein: MKRLSRHEVVKLVETTGDCRGFDLSGLDLSGLDLIAVDFRGSNLRGANMSKANMSRSLFDETDLSGNDLGSSNFTGSSFKRANLGRSDLTFSTVTGADFSGANLRKADFTSAKLSGAVFKGADLAEANLQMTDGAMACFAGANLSGVSLRGASMVGADFSEASLLGAMLHGTDMNAANLSSADMRKARLIETTLVGADLKNADLRTALLTNPDMTRANQEGIRTGSILEDFEKDDDPEKD; encoded by the coding sequence ATGAAGAGGCTTTCGAGACATGAGGTGGTGAAGCTCGTCGAGACGACCGGGGACTGTAGAGGCTTTGACCTCTCGGGTCTTGATCTCAGCGGTCTCGACCTCATCGCCGTGGACTTCAGGGGTTCGAACCTGAGGGGCGCGAACATGAGCAAGGCGAACATGAGCCGGTCCCTATTCGATGAGACCGACCTGAGCGGGAATGATCTCGGAAGCTCGAATTTCACCGGCTCCTCCTTCAAGAGAGCGAATCTCGGGCGAAGCGACCTCACCTTCTCGACCGTCACCGGCGCTGACTTCTCCGGCGCGAACCTCCGGAAGGCCGACTTCACGAGCGCGAAGCTTTCAGGGGCTGTCTTCAAGGGCGCCGATCTCGCTGAAGCCAACCTCCAGATGACAGACGGGGCCATGGCATGCTTTGCCGGAGCTAACCTCTCCGGAGTGAGCCTCCGGGGCGCAAGCATGGTCGGTGCTGACTTTTCAGAGGCTAGCCTCCTTGGCGCGATGCTCCACGGGACCGACATGAACGCGGCGAACCTCTCGTCAGCCGACATGAGAAAAGCAAGGCTCATCGAAACGACACTCGTCGGGGCAGATCTGAAAAACGCCGACTTGAGGACAGCCCTCTTGACAAACCCTGACATGACCAGGGCAAACCAGGAGGGAATCAGGACCGGCTCGATCCTCGAAGACTTCGAAAAAGACGATGATCCGGAGAAAGATTAA